AGCTGACATACTTACCAAGTCGCTTGGTAGAACAAAGTTTGTCGAGATGAGGACTCTAGTTGGCGTTCATGACGTGTGCGAGAGTGAGTTCAAGCTTAGGCGGGAGAATGTTGGATCCAGCTTGAAAGTAGCTTGAAGAAGAAGCTACCTAATCCTATCTAGTTATGGATATctattaggattaggaaaatATGAATTTGTGTTAATCCTATTAAGATTAGGAGTTAgatagtcatatatatattgaggCATATTGAGATGCATATGTGTGACTTTTGATATTGTGATTTGTGAGTTGTGAGTTTGATTAATAAGAGAAGGACTTCTTATTGAAAGCTTTGATTGTGTGCTTCTATAATCTTGGCTTCGGTCGTGGTGGAGACGTGTCGTGGCATGTGTTCTAGAGCCGAGACAACCATGTTCAGATCGAACACCAAAACCTTGAATAGAGAACTGGAGAGATTAAAGAAGGTGCGGAGCAAGGTCCATGAAGATCTTAATAAATTAGGGAATCAAGAGAAATCTTTTAAGCAAAAGATTATGATATGGCTAAGAAAGGTCGAAGAGAATGTGTCTATAGGAGAGATGATACTGGAAAAGCGCTCTTCATGTGCTATATTGGTTAGTGACAAAAGTGTTGCGGTTCTTGAGGAGATCAAAAGACTGGAGGAGCAAGGTCATGAGCTCTTAATTGAGACTTCCGTGGTCGAGTCATCTACAGAAAGAGTCGAACTGGTCTTAGGACCTTCATTTCATCCTCAAACAACAGCACAAGGGAAACTGGATACGATAAAGGatagtttaaagaaggagaatgTTCAAAAGATTGGTGTTTGGGGTATGGGAGGTGTCGGGAAGACAACACTTATCAGGACACTTAACAATGAACTCTTTAAACAGGGTGGTACTCAACAGTTTGCTTTGGTAGTTTGGGTGACAGTGTCCAAAGAGTTTGACTTGAGAGATGGACATAGCCACAAGGATGGGAATAACTCTTACGAGCAACGAAAGGGAGGACATAGGCAAAACTATTCATGATAGGCTAGCAAAACTGAGAAGCTTCCTCCTTATTCTCGACGATGTTTGGAAGCCCATCGATTTAGACAGCATCAGAAGGATTCAAGGATTTCAAGGTTGTTCTAACTTCAAGGAGACTAGAAAGTGTGTCAACAAATGATGACGGATGAAAACATAAGAGTTGGATGCTTACAAGAGAAAGAAGCATGGGAATTATTTTGCCACAACGCCGGAGTATTAGCAAACTCTGACGAGGTGAAGCCCCTTGCAATGGATGCTTCCCGTGAATGTGGTGGATTGCCTCTGGCTATCATCACAATAGGAAGGGCTTTGCGTGGAAAACGTCAAGTAGAGGTTTGGAAACATGCCTTGAATATGCTAAAGAGATCAGCACCTTCTGTCGACACTGAAGAGAAGATATTTGGGACTTTGAAACTCAGCTATGACTTTCTACAAGACAAGACAAAAGATTGCTTCCTTTTCTGCGCATTATTTCCGGATGACTTCTCGATTAAAGTAAGTGAATTAATAATGCACTGGGTCGTGGAAGGATTCTTGGATGAACAACAACCTTACGAGGATTTGATGAACGAGGGAGTTACTTTGGTTGACAGTTAAAATGCATGACGTTGTACGTGATTTTGCCATATGGATCATGTCTCCTCCGAATGAAGGATGCCGTTCTCTTGTTATGGCCGGGAGAGGTCTAAAAGAAATTCCACAGTATAAGATTGTTCCTTCGTTCCAGAGAATTTCTTTAATGGCCAATAAGTTCGACAGGCTACCTGACCATGTAGTGGAGTGTGTGGAAACATCGGTTTTACTACTACAACGGAATTCTCGTCTTGAAGAAGTTCCTCATGGATTCTTACAAGCATTTCGTTTGGAGGTTCTAGACATGGCAGGCAGTGGTTATAGATGGGGATTTAAGGGACAAGAAAGAGAAGGGCAAGCAACACTTGAAGAGGTTACATGCCTCCCTCAGTTGCAGTTTCTTGCCATTAAGCTCCTCGATGTATTGTCTTTTTCCTATGAGTTTAATTCTCTTATAAAAAGGCTAAGGACATTCCAACTGTTATTTTCTCCAATACTATCAGCTTTACCTCGTGGGACCGGCAAGGGTTGCGTAGCTATCAGTAATGTCAATGTCTCAGAAGCATCTATAGGGTGGCTGCTAGTACATGTAACCTCGCTATGTTTAATGCACTCTGAGGGTCTTAATGCTATGTTCAAGAACTTGGTAACCAAGAGCAAGATTAGCTTTGTTGCGGTGAAATCTCTATCACTTCACCACTGTCCCAGCCTAAGCTTTTCCGGTGGTTATAAGGCCAAACAAGATCTCTTCCCGAATCTTGACGAAATTTCATTGGTCAATGTCAATCTGAAAAGTATTGGAGAACTTAATGATTTCCTCGGGTTCAGATTTAAGAAACTAAAACTGCTTCATGTTTTTGACTGCCGACAGCTAAAATATCTTTTCTCATACAAAACCTTAGCAGGTTCTCTGCCTAACCTGGAAGAGATAAAAGTTAGATCATGCAGGATTTTGGTGGAGCTGTTCAAATTTTCTTCAGAGCCAGTTCGTGTTCCGACAGAGTCTTTGTTACCTAAGCTAAGTGTCATTAGACTCGACCATCTTCCCCAGTTGCGTAGGGTATGCAGCAATGGAGCTGTGCTCAAACACCTGAAACAGTTAGAAGTTAAGAGTTGTAAACTACTTCAAAATGATGGTAGGGTCGTGGAAGAATTAGATTGGTCCTTGATTGACGTCCCACCATTCCCTTAAACGTGagaattaaattattttctgaaGATGGTAACCCTTTATTTTAGTGGATACCTTCAAAAGAACCTGTGCTTACTTGGCCAACCCTTATAATAATGTTCTGTTTACCCATCGTGGCAGCTGAATAGAACTGTCTTGTGGTGTTTTTCAGGTACAATGAAGAGATGGTGGGTGTCCTTATTTGGATGCATATGCAGCTGCATACAAGGATATGAAAAGAGAAGTACAAGTTTTTTTTCCCCATAATCTTCTTGCCTCAGTGGCTCCGTTGATCAGATACCTGAACCTGCAAGTTCTgctttttctataaaaaaaaattatattttgcttTGTGTTCTGCGTGAAATTACACCCATTCATATTGAATTCACCTGTtcttgtgtgtctgtgtgtgttttttttcacctgttcttgtgtgtgtgtgtgtgatttTTCACCTGTTCTTGTGCGTGTGTTTTTTTCACAGGTTCTTGTGTTTATCAGTGAAAATAATTGTATATTTGCTTGCCTGCTTGCTTGATACTTTGTTTTAATATAACTATGATGTTCATCTGCTCATTTAGGTGGTCCATCTGGGTAAATATGCAAATACATGTTTGTTTTGTACATTAAAATGTTACATCCAGGTGGATCATCCagctaaatttaaaaaaaaaactcatttcaaATTCTCAACTAAACGAGGGTGTATCTTGATGGTGCATCTAGttcaatccaaatatttttttcaaatcaaaatatttttttctaaatcaaaaattctaattttttacagatacatttttccgtcaaaattgaaaaacgcaatttctcgccACAAATTTGAAATCGAGGTTGGATTTGAAAGGAAAGAGTAAAGATAATTTGAAATCGAGGTTGGATTTGCCAGAGTTATGTGCAAGACCAGAGCTGGTATGAAGAGTCACGACTGTCACGTTTTCATGCAGCGGCTCCTACCGTTCGCAATGACGGAGCTATTACCGAAacatgttcatgaagcaatatCCGGTAATGAAATTAacttttcaaattatatataaatttattgtcTCTGGtaattgaaataatatttttgtttgatgatGAATTTGTAGGAGTTGGAGCATTTTTTAGGGATTTATGCACTCGGACATTGACTGAGGATGGGATCGAGTTGTTAGCCAAGAATATTCCGGTTTTGCTTTGCAATCTGGAAAAAGTCTTCACCCCATCTttttttgatgtaatggaacatctcaTGATTCATCTACCTCTTGAAGCAGCTCTTGGGGGCCCTGTGCAATTCCGATGGATGTATGTATTTGAGAGATTCATGGGATATCTAAAAAAGTTTGCCAAAAATCTGGCCAAAGTCGAGGGTTCGATAGTTGCAGGAAGTTTGACGGTGGAAACTTCACACTTTACATCCTACTACTTTAGCCCAACCGTTAGAACGAAGAAGACCGCTCCTAGACGATACGACGACAGAGGAGTTGCGCCTTCATATCTTGTTACATACGTTCCTGACATATTTTGTCAGATTGGAAGACTTGCTGGCAAAGTGAGAGAAGTTTGGTGGGAAGATCATGCACATGCTCATGCGGCTCACATTTATATTATGCGAAACATTGACTACTTGCAGGAATTTGAAAGGTATAGTACTCATACAAATTGAACATATATAAATTGTATTGATtactttggttttatatttacatatatgccTAACAAATAACAATTCTTATATGCAGCATATTCAACTTACAAATTCGAGAACACTATCCTAATTTAGAAGAAAAGGATTATGAGCAGTTGAACGAACGAGATTATCCTGGGTGGTTAGAATACTATGTACGTACAATCTTTAgactttttaaattaaaatgacttattttaatatttatatactttgaGCAGGTGAAAAATGGATGTCATGACAAACCAATTCCGCGATGGTTGTATGAATTTGTTGACAAACCGGTTGCTAAGATCACTACTGCTCCAATGTACTTCACTCGTGGATACACTTTTCATACGTACACACACGGTTCGAAGAGATCAAGCGAATTTTGGAATCCAACTCCAAGGTGAAACTGACTTCTACGGTGTATTGCAACAGATCATAGAAGTCACTTACCCGGGAAGCATCAACTTAAAATGCGTATTATTTAAGTGTGATTGGTATGATCCAACGATTGGCCGAGGGGTCCGAAAAAATAACCTTGGGGTCATTGATGTCAATGCAAATAGACGTTATGCAAAATTCGAACCATATTGCCTTGCATCACAAGCATATCAAGTATGTTTTCTTCCATATCCAAGGATTAGAGAAAGGCGTGAAAGGTGGTTATCAGTGATTAAAGTGAATCCGCGAGGGCGTATAATCGTCGGAGAAATTGCCGATGTCGCTATGCAGGCCGAAAGAGTTGCTGAAATGTCTGTCCCAACCGAATCGACTGAGAATATTTTACACATCGATCCAGATAACCAAGAAGCAGAAGTCATTGTTGATGATTCCACCGAAGGGTCTGTTTCAGAAGAAGACGAGTTTGATGCTGAAACTGACGAAGATGACATCACAAATGATGAGGCTGAAAATAGAGACAATGAAAATGTATCTGAAAATGAATCTGATTAGACAAAATTTCACATTTATGCTTTATTGTcttgtatttgaattttttttttaaaaaaaatataacaagatGCGATGGAATTGCGACGAAATTGCGACGGAATTGCAAGATTTCCTCGCAACTCCCTTTCAAATTTGTGACGGATTTGCATGGTCATCCTCGCAATTCCGTCGCAACTCTTCGAACCACTAGCCAAAACCCTAAACGAATCCCTAAAACACAGCCGTTGCAATTCGCTCGCAAATTTGCAAGGGATTTGCAAGGGATTGGCGTCGAATATTAGGTTAATATATAAAGACAGTTAACCCTTCTGCTCCATTACTCTCTGccgtcaaagaaaaaaaaagaatataaatcgTCCCTCCTCTCTGCGTATCCTCCCCGGTCTCTCTCTCCCCGCAGCCTGATGTCTCTTGTCAAGTCTCGCCGGACTCTCCCGCCTCTCCTCTCCGCcgtatctctctctctgtgcCTCTCCTTTCGCAGCCCACGCCTCAGTCTCGCCGGACTCTCCCGCCTCTCCTCtccgccgtctctctctctctctgtgccTCTCCTTTCGCAGCCCTCGCCTCAGTCTCGCCGGACTCTCCCGTCTCTCCTCTCCGCcgtatctctctctctgtgcCTCTCCTTTCGCAGCCCACGCCTCAGTCTTGCCGGAGTCTCCCCCTCTCCTCACCACcgtatctctctctctgtgcCTCTCCTTTCGCAGCCCACGCCTCAGTCTTGCCGGAGTCTCCCCCTCTCCTCACCGCcgtatctctctctctgtgcCTCTCCTCTCCGATGTCTCAGTCTCGCCGGATCTCATTCTCTCCACTCTCTCCTCGCCGATCCACTTCGATCTAGGTCTCCTTGCCGGATCTCCTTCTCTCAACCCGTCTCTCGCCGGATCTCTCTCCTCACGGTCGTCCTCATCCGCCGTCATACTCGCCGGACTTCCACCGTCATTATCTCGAACCGGCTCTGTCCCTTTTGAAAGGTTACAAATTTTGGTCTATGTTTAAGTTTAATTATCAGTTTAGGTTTTGATTATCAGTTTAGGTTATCGATTAGTGATGATTCTGTGTTTAGTTAGGGTTTTAACTATTTAGGTTTGGTTAATTTCTTGGCAGATGTCAGGAAATGATTCTCTGTCCATTTTGAAAGGTTACAAATTTTGGTCTATGTTTAAGTTTAATTATCagtttatgttttgattatcAGTTTAGGTTATCGATTTGTGATGATTCTCGGTTTGGTTAGGGTTTTAACTATTTAGGTTTGGTTAATTTCTTGGCAGATGTCAGGAAATGATTATAGCCGCTATCTATCTACTGGTGGTAAGAAGACTTCTGGTAGTAAGAAGAGTTCTGGTAGTACGAAGAGTTCATCCCGTCATACCAATCCGGGTAGTTCTTCTAGTTCCCAGATGGCCGAGAGTTTGGCTGTTCCTAATAGCCAGACGCAAGCTTCCCCTCCAGCTCCCGCCCCAGCTCCTGCAGCTCCCGCCCCAGCTTTGGtaagttttttaattttaattcattataactatttataatattttcatattcttaTAATTTAGTTCTCTCAATTGCCTTGAATTTCCTGTGATAGGTTTGATGACGATGTAAGCGTTGCTGCATCGGTCCGTCAAATCTTTGAAAGAGATTTCAAAGAACCGCATGCTAATTGGAAGCAAACCCCCGGGGATGTTGTGAGACGTTGGTTTGAATCCTTTGCGGtaattcatttaattttcttgaattttaaaatttgtaaaaaattaattttatgttcaTGAATGTCTATTAATTTGCCTTTTTGTTGTGTCAGCAAATGTATCATTGGGATTCCGGTATAACATCCCTCATTCGCAACTCTTTCGAGGCTAAATTGAAACTCCAGTTGACTCGCCAAGTTAGTCGGTGGAAGAGTAACTGGCGGAAAAAAGGCGATGCAGCTATGCCTTTGTGGTTTGACCCAAATGTTTGGGCTGGTCTTGTTGCTTATTGGTTAGATCCAGAATCTGAAGTCCGGAGTTGTAACAGTCGGGCAGCTCGTTACTCTGACCCTGATGGACATGGACCGTCTAAGCATCGTTCAGGTCAGACTTCCTTCAGGGCCCGTGCACGAGTGATTGTAAGTTCTTGTTTTTCTTATCTTAGTTAATTTAAGTTGTGTTCTGAAATTGCCTATTTTATCTAAGTTGTGATCTCATTTTTAAGGTTTAACTTGATCTTTTAAATTGTAGGCTGAGCAAACTGGATGTTCTATTCCAGACTTGCTTGGGGTTCTCGAGATCACTAAACGAAACCCGGATGGTTCTTTTGTTGATGGCAAATCTGAGCAGCTCTACAACGATGTGACATCTAAATTTCAGGAATTATCTCAGGCTGCTAGTGATGATCCCGAGAGCACTGGTTCTAGTGGCCTCTCTCCAATGGAAAAGAACAAGATCTATTGTGAGGTAATTTATCACTGCTTTCAATCTCAAATTTTTTAAAGTCTTCTTTGATATTGATCCTTCTTTGATTTTTTATGCAGTTCGCTCCCCGCAAAAAGGGACGACTGTATGGAGTGGATTCTCTAAATACATCTTTACGATCTGTTCCTGCTTCGTTTCCTTCTAGCAGTACTAGAGACCAATCTTTGGAGAAGATCATCTATGACCAAGCTCAAAAGATTGAGAGCCAGGGAAATGAAATTTCGAAGCTGTACAAGATCGTTCGTCATCTCGCTAGCAAAGACTCTACCGTGGCCGACATTCTCCAGTCTGAAGACGTGTCTTCTGcttctggtgatgatgatgaatctgatgctatTTAGTTTGTTTTCTATCACTTTCTAATGacttgaaactttttttgtatGTGTTTGTGTAATGACTCTTGAATTTCTTTctattttagtaatattttcgctaactatttaaatatcttcagaattttataaatgtataataatttataaaatttcaaattatgcaggaaaaaaattaattaatcgcAAATGACTTGCAAATTTGCGACGGAACAAGCCTCGCAATTTTGCGACGGAATAAAATCCTTGCAAAATTGCGACGAAACTGTTAATTGCAAAATTGCGAGGAACAACTAAACCGTCGCAAATTTTTGCGAGGAAATCAGTTCCGTCGCAAATTTGCGAGGAATATCATTCCGTCGCAAATTTGCGAGCGTTTTGCATGTGATTTTCATTTGCGACGAGCGATTTGCGAGGGAACGTGGTTTCTCGCAAAACCCTCATAAGAAGCGATTTGCAACGGAATTGCGATGTTGTTTTCCCTTGAAACTgacgtgttttcttgtagtggttgcTATATTTTCCATCCCTGAATCTATCTCTCCGTTCGATGGGAATTCCTAGGCatggtgggatcagttggtaGCTTCCAGTCTGATTCCTGGGATTGCATGGCCCCTTAAAATACTGAAGTACCTTGTGAACAGCCTTGAGATGTGTTGTGCGAGGAGCAGAGGAAAACGTTTTAGATCACtctgtttcaatttttttgtattttttttattttttaatagaatttttatcataattttgatatcatattcatatcatattaagtagtaattataaaaattatatatattaattatcaattGGATTTTTGCTAAACGGAGCCTGGATACTTAATTTTATTAGTCCGATCAcgtaaaccataaaaaaaatttgataatcTAATATCAATCTAAATACTTCCtgcatttaattttaatttattttttgcgcTTCGCGTtacaaatttttgataattcaaTCAATTTTTTTGAGCGAAATAAAGTCACGCCTCCAGATAATTGGCGCCCCTAATAAGTGTATATATTTTGGCGCCTAAAGCCTTTGTTTTAGGAGTTTTAGCCCAGGGCCGGCCATGTGTCTATTGCTCTTGCATAGCTCTCTCATCAACGCAGTTAAGATATCACTTCCGTCAAGTGTAATTAAGATATCACTTCCGTCAAGTGTCTACTGCTCTTGTTGCATAGCTCTCTCATCAAAGCAAATGAAACCCTTGCTATTCAGCTAAATACTGAAGTTCAGAAATCAGTACTTCATTCATTGCCTCTAATTACTTCATCTTGGTACATATTATTCTTTCACTTCTTTCCATAACTCAAATTCTCTTGGACCCTTGCCTTACTTTCAAAGCCTGGAGTGTAGACTCTGGAGCCACCCTTAAACCAAAAGTTGATCGTTGAGAATCAAGAGAAAAGAAAGGGAAGAATATTGCTCGAAGTTGATCGTTGAGAATCTTAACATAAAGACTGATCTTGGTGTCTTCAATATGAcaccaataaaacataatacAAAGCGAAACCTATCATTTTTAagaaatactccctccgttccttaaAGTTACTTATTCTAaagaaaaaatttgtttcaaaatgatccattttttacattttcactgtatttttattaactaattgcaaacttcaaaaaatttaattgcactagttgaatttttattggtttaaaattatggaaaaaaagataaacacaaaaaaatatgtaaatgtaatgtgttttatttaaatgtgtgaaaaatttagaatatgtaactttaaagaacggaaggagtaaataatatcaaatatatgaCAACTTCTGaatatatttgtgtatatatgttATCTTCTTCGGATCACTGAAGCAACACTACTGATTATTTTAAAAGAgatgaaaaacaaaaactgaaaaGAGGGGCTATAAAGGAGAAAGAAACAGAAGAATCTGAGACTTTAGTTGATCTCAATGAAGAGACTTGCTTGAGGATGCAAACCTGCATCTTTCAGTGACATCGACTCTTTGTCTCTTCCATACACTGTTCTTGGAAAGTTTGTTATTAAGCTATACTCTTCTGTTGCTAGCACTCCAAGTGAATCAACGTAATCATACAATGTCTGTATCTTGGTATTGCTTTCAAACCTCCTCCCTTTTCTTTCTCCATTCGGGAACCTCACCAAAACCTACATTTTCATGGCGAATAAACACAGTCCACGTGTTACCATATATACCAACAAAAGCCAAAACAGACTAAGTAAGAGTATGACGTTTTATGAGCAAAGAATAAAGTAATGAATGGCAAAGAAAGGAGGAGAAACTTACTTGTGTAACATCAGGTCCTTTCTCAGGTTCGTCTCCAAGAGCAAGTGCTTTCTCTTGTCTCATTCTCACTCTCGCAGCTTCTCTCTCTGCAGCTTCACGCTCTGCTCTCTCCCgagcctcttcttcttctttgcgtTTCCTCTCTGCCTCAGCAGCTTCCCTCTCTAAACGCTCTGCCTCTTCTTGCCTCTGTCTCTCCCTTGCCTaatcaacacaaaaaaaaaagatgagctTACAGACATTATCACAATAGATCTTGTAAACAGCAGGAAGGGAAATATACTTGATCAGCTTCAAGAGCAGCCCTGTAGGCAGCATCTTGTTCCTCTCTCAGGCGCAAATTGGTCCTTCTTTCCTCTGCCTCAACCCTTGCAGTTACAAGAACAGGTGAACTATCTTCCACAACTCTTTGCAGTATAGCAATCATTTCTTCTGGAGTTTTCGGTCCCTCCACCTGCCACAAGCAAAAGGAACAAAGAACACAATAAAACTAAGAACAACGTCTCCCCTCATACCACATACACTACAAAACTCACACAAGCTTAGTAGCAGAATGACTGCAATACAGAGTCACAGATAAAGGCAGAACCAAACAACTATCTCTACCCAATTTCACTAGTAAAACCTTCAACAAGATAGTAGTTACCACAGAGTACCGAAACAGTTCCCTAATCACATAAGTGACGTAACAATCCTGTTACCAGATTCAAACCAAGTCTACTTAAAGTTGCAAAATAACTCTTACTAGTTGCTAAATATCCTCTTCGATCACACCACATATACTACTAAACTCATACAAGCTTTACCAGGAGAATAACTGCAATGATGAGTTACAGATGAAAGCAGAATCAAACAACTATCTTTACCCCTTTTACTACTATTCACTTCAACAAGATAGTAGTTAAGACACAGTTTCAAAGCAGCTCCTTAAGTTTACTTAAAGTTGCTAAATTGCCTTTTAGATTACATTCTTTCAGACATACACTAATCACTGAAGACCAATCCAAGAATCACCAcacaaaatcaatgatgaaagaCTGTTACTTTTACCTGCTGAAGAAGAGCGATTCTCTGGTTAGCAGCAGGCATAACCACAGCGCAAAACGGAAACCTAGACGCCTTCAAGCTATTACTCATCTTAAACCCTTCACTAGCTCGAATACTACCTCCCCAGCAAACAAAATTCTCATTCAAAAACGCCACAAACACTTCGTTGCAAAGCGTCCCATCACAAAACACAGGCGTATCAGGATGATCAGGAGAGTGCAAGTAAACGAACAAGAGCTTAAACTCGCTCCTAGATCGCTGAAGCGCGTCCATGAAACCTTCCGGTACAAAGCCAGGCTTGAAAGCGTTCCTCCCGTAATCTCTATCGAACAAAGCAATGAACTCCATCGCTTCACCTGCTGCCGAAGAAACCGGCGGCAAAAGCCGAGCCGATGATGAGTCAGAGC
The window above is part of the Brassica napus cultivar Da-Ae chromosome C3, Da-Ae, whole genome shotgun sequence genome. Proteins encoded here:
- the LOC106358949 gene encoding uncharacterized protein LOC106358949; translated protein: MIIAAIYLLVVRRLLVVRRVLVVRRVHPVIPIRVVLLVPRWPRVWLFLIARRKLPLQLPPQLLQLPPQLWFDDDVSVAASVRQIFERDFKEPHANWKQTPGDVVRRWFESFAQMYHWDSGITSLIRNSFEAKLKLQLTRQVSRWKSNWRKKGDAAMPLWFDPNVWAGLVAYWLDPESEVRSCNSRAARYSDPDGHGPSKHRSGQTSFRARARVIAEQTGCSIPDLLGVLEITKRNPDGSFVDGKSEQLYNDVTSKFQELSQAASDDPESTGSSGLSPMEKNKIYCEFAPRKKGRLYGVDSLNTSLRSVPASFPSSSTRDQSLEKIIYDQAQKIESQGNEISKLYKIVRHLASKDSTVADILQSEDVSSASGDDDESDAI
- the LOC106388539 gene encoding plant UBX domain-containing protein 10-like encodes the protein MVDAADKLGYFQAITGLEDPDLCNEILQAHGWDLELAISSFTSSDPHDNDADASSSHIDGDHSTANPETNDYPPRGIHDDSELERGLRPPGIAWRIITLPISIVSGSLGLVSGAIGFGFWAAGGVLSYSLGMLGFGGRRGGSDSSSARLLPPVSSAAGEAMEFIALFDRDYGRNAFKPGFVPEGFMDALQRSRSEFKLLFVYLHSPDHPDTPVFCDGTLCNEVFVAFLNENFVCWGGSIRASEGFKMSNSLKASRFPFCAVVMPAANQRIALLQQVEGPKTPEEMIAILQRVVEDSSPVLVTARVEAEERRTNLRLREEQDAAYRAALEADQARERQRQEEAERLEREAAEAERKRKEEEEARERAEREAAEREAARVRMRQEKALALGDEPEKGPDVTQVLVRFPNGERKGRRFESNTKIQTLYDYVDSLGVLATEEYSLITNFPRTVYGRDKESMSLKDAGLHPQASLFIEIN